In Polaribacter sp. Hel_I_88, the following proteins share a genomic window:
- a CDS encoding VOC family protein, giving the protein MIKGLFETHIEVQNLENAIDFYQNTLGLELCRTKDDRRLAFFWVGNTKQQMLGLWEKADGDIAKRHFAFECEPDWIINESVNFLKSKNLSCRNFLNDGSEKPMVFAWMPAISIYFDDPDGNYLEFIGILNGTARPEKGIISYDEFIELEKK; this is encoded by the coding sequence ATGATAAAAGGATTATTTGAAACACATATTGAAGTTCAAAATTTAGAAAATGCCATTGATTTTTATCAAAACACGCTTGGTTTAGAGCTATGCAGAACAAAAGATGATAGAAGACTAGCTTTTTTCTGGGTAGGAAACACAAAACAACAAATGTTAGGTTTGTGGGAAAAAGCTGATGGCGATATTGCTAAAAGACATTTTGCATTTGAATGCGAACCTGATTGGATTATAAATGAGTCCGTTAACTTTTTAAAAAGCAAAAATTTAAGTTGTAGAAATTTCTTAAATGATGGCTCAGAAAAACCTATGGTTTTTGCTTGGATGCCAGCAATTTCTATTTATTTTGATGATCCTGATGGAAATTATCTAGAATTTATTGGGATTCTTAATGGAACTGCAAGACCCGAAAAAGGAATTATTTCTTACGATGAATTTATTGAATTAGAAAAAAAATGA
- a CDS encoding 2-hydroxyacid dehydrogenase yields MKILHLDTNHKLLINQLDDLGFINDEDYTSSKQEIEAKIHNYDGFIIRSRFKIDKHFLDKATNLKFIGRVGAGLENIDCEYATSKKIALIAAPEGNRNAVGEHSLAMLLSLFNKLNKADKEVRNGKWLREENRGLELDGKTVGLIGYGNMGKSFAKKLHGFDVKVLCYDIKPNVGDENCTQVSLKELQEKCDVLSLHTPETELTINMINSAFINSFKESFWLINTARGTSVVTKDLVAALKSDKILGAGLDVLEYEKSSFENLFSDNSLPKAFEFLIQSENVILSPHVAGWTLESKEKLAQTIVDKIKAKFC; encoded by the coding sequence ATGAAAATTCTACATTTAGATACAAATCACAAACTTTTAATAAATCAATTAGACGATTTAGGTTTTATAAATGATGAAGATTATACATCTTCAAAACAAGAAATTGAAGCCAAAATTCATAATTATGATGGTTTTATTATAAGAAGTCGTTTTAAGATTGATAAACATTTTTTGGACAAAGCAACCAATTTAAAATTTATTGGAAGAGTTGGTGCTGGTTTAGAAAACATTGATTGTGAATATGCTACATCAAAAAAAATAGCATTAATTGCAGCTCCAGAAGGCAATAGAAACGCTGTTGGCGAACATTCTTTAGCCATGCTTTTATCGCTTTTTAACAAACTAAACAAAGCTGATAAGGAAGTTAGAAATGGAAAATGGTTACGTGAAGAAAACAGAGGTTTAGAATTAGATGGAAAAACTGTAGGTTTAATTGGTTATGGAAATATGGGAAAATCTTTTGCAAAAAAACTACATGGTTTTGATGTTAAAGTGCTTTGTTATGACATAAAACCCAATGTTGGTGATGAAAATTGTACTCAAGTATCTCTTAAAGAATTACAAGAAAAATGCGATGTTCTAAGCTTGCATACTCCAGAAACCGAACTAACTATAAACATGATTAACTCAGCGTTTATAAACAGTTTTAAAGAGTCTTTCTGGTTGATAAATACTGCACGTGGAACATCTGTAGTTACCAAAGATTTGGTGGCAGCATTAAAATCGGATAAAATTTTAGGTGCTGGTTTAGACGTTTTAGAATATGAAAAATCATCTTTTGAAAACCTTTTTTCTGATAATAGTTTGCCAAAAGCTTTTGAATTTTTAATTCAATCTGAAAATGTAATTTTATCTCCACATGTTGCTGGTTGGACTTTAGAAAGTAAAGAAAAATTAGCACAAACGATTGTCGATAAAATAAAAGCAAAATTTTGTTAA
- a CDS encoding DUF1801 domain-containing protein, translating to MTYEANSPEEYIAQIPEERQQAFQKLRKTIADNLPSGFEEGMLYKMIGYYVPLNTYPDGYHCQPNTPLPFINIASQKNSINIYHSGIYAKKELLDWFVATYPKHCKRKLDMGKSCIRFKKIDEIPYGLIAELCSKMSVEEWIEIYETNTKK from the coding sequence ATGACTTACGAAGCAAATTCACCTGAAGAATATATAGCACAAATTCCTGAAGAAAGGCAACAGGCTTTTCAGAAATTGAGAAAAACAATTGCAGATAATTTACCTTCAGGTTTTGAAGAAGGTATGTTATATAAAATGATTGGTTATTATGTTCCATTAAACACTTATCCAGATGGTTATCATTGTCAACCAAATACACCTTTACCATTTATAAATATAGCTTCACAAAAAAACTCTATAAATATTTATCATTCAGGTATTTATGCAAAAAAAGAATTGTTAGATTGGTTTGTGGCAACATACCCTAAACATTGCAAACGCAAATTAGATATGGGTAAAAGTTGCATTCGTTTTAAAAAAATCGATGAAATTCCATACGGTTTAATTGCAGAACTTTGCTCTAAAATGAGTGTAGAAGAATGGATTGAAATTTATGAAACCAATACTAAAAAATAA
- a CDS encoding VOC family protein translates to MKKRVTGIGGIFFKSDDPKASKDWYKKHLGFNTDDYGSTFWWKDKQGNDCSTQWSAFPEKTDYFEPSKKDFMFNYRVENLVELLAELKKEGVTIVGEMQEFEYGKFGWILDNEGNKIELWEPIDAAFN, encoded by the coding sequence ATGAAAAAAAGAGTTACAGGAATTGGTGGTATTTTTTTTAAAAGTGATGATCCAAAGGCATCAAAAGATTGGTACAAAAAACATTTAGGTTTTAATACAGATGATTATGGCTCTACCTTTTGGTGGAAAGACAAACAAGGAAATGATTGCTCTACTCAATGGAGTGCTTTTCCAGAAAAAACCGATTATTTTGAGCCTTCTAAAAAAGACTTTATGTTTAATTACAGAGTCGAAAATTTAGTGGAATTATTAGCTGAACTAAAAAAAGAAGGTGTTACTATTGTAGGAGAAATGCAAGAGTTTGAATACGGAAAATTCGGTTGGATTTTAGATAACGAAGGCAATAAAATTGAACTTTGGGAACCTATTGATGCAGCTTTTAATTAA
- a CDS encoding class I SAM-dependent methyltransferase — protein MNKKIDFYKNLEPFLECKDYTVSGEVYQVKKNTEFDMLVTVPVPINLGDYYKSEDYISHTDSKKSVLDKVYQAVKNITLKRKLKLINSFGTSTKNILDVGAGTGDFLSVCKNNSWTVFGTEPNTDARNIAAKKGVMLQENLSKIKNSKFDVITLWHVLEHVENLQEYISELENLLSENGRLIIAVPNYKSNDAKYYREHWAAFDVPRHLWHFSQTSISKLFSEVDMIVEKTLPMKFDSYYVSLLSEKYKSGKMNPIKSFQRGFSSNLSANSTNEYSSLIYVLKKQ, from the coding sequence ATGAATAAAAAAATAGACTTTTATAAAAATTTAGAGCCTTTTTTAGAGTGTAAAGATTACACAGTTTCTGGAGAAGTTTATCAAGTAAAAAAGAACACTGAATTTGATATGTTGGTTACAGTTCCTGTTCCAATAAATTTGGGAGATTATTATAAAAGTGAAGATTATATTTCTCATACCGATTCTAAAAAATCTGTTTTAGATAAAGTATACCAAGCTGTAAAAAACATCACTTTAAAAAGAAAATTAAAGTTGATAAATTCTTTTGGAACATCAACAAAAAATATTTTAGATGTTGGAGCAGGGACAGGAGATTTTTTAAGCGTTTGTAAAAATAATTCTTGGACTGTTTTTGGAACAGAACCAAATACTGATGCAAGAAACATTGCAGCAAAAAAAGGAGTAATGCTTCAGGAAAATTTATCAAAAATAAAAAATAGTAAGTTTGATGTGATTACGCTTTGGCATGTTTTAGAACATGTAGAGAATTTACAAGAATACATTTCTGAGTTAGAAAATTTACTTTCTGAAAATGGAAGATTAATCATTGCAGTTCCTAATTATAAAAGTAATGATGCAAAATATTATAGAGAACATTGGGCTGCTTTTGATGTGCCAAGACATTTGTGGCATTTTTCGCAAACATCAATTTCAAAATTATTTTCTGAAGTAGATATGATAGTTGAAAAAACGCTCCCAATGAAATTCGATTCGTATTATGTTTCTCTTTTAAGCGAAAAATATAAATCTGGAAAAATGAATCCTATAAAATCTTTTCAGAGAGGTTTTTCTTCAAATTTGAGCGCAAATAGTACAAATGAGTATTCTTCTTTAATTTATGTGCTAAAAAAGCAGTAA
- the mnmG gene encoding tRNA uridine-5-carboxymethylaminomethyl(34) synthesis enzyme MnmG codes for MSLFTTTYDVIVVGGGHAGSEAAAAAANMGAHTLLITMNLQNIAQMSCNPAMGGIAKGQILREIDALGGYSGIVTDKTAIQFKMLNKSKGPAMWSPRAQSDRMQFAECWRTMLEQTENVDFYQDSVNGLLFDENKIIGVKTALGLEIKAKTVIITAGTFLNGLIHIGDKSFGGGRAGEGASTGITEDLVAKGFEAGRMKTGTPPRVDGRSLDYSKMIEQPGDEITEKFSYLPITKNLTEQRSCWLTYTNQKVHDLLREGFDRSPMFNGRIKSTGPRYCPSVEDKVDRFATKERHQMFIEPEGWSTVEMYVNGFSTSLPEDIQDKAIRAVEGFENVKFLRYGYAIEYDFFQPTQLKHSLETKLIENLFFAGQINGTTGYEEAAAQGLMAGVNAALKVQGKEPFILKRNEAYIAVLIDDLITKGTEEPYRMFTSRAEYRTLLRQDNADLRLTPKGYELGLASKERLDRVLEKQRKTDLLIKFLEETSVKENEINPILEAKNLALINQSMKLFKIAARPQLDFSDFKNIKKLSAFLEENAIDKEVIEQAEIHLKYSGYIDKEKNNADKLNRLENVKIPAAFNYQKLQSLSFEAREKLTKIQPTSISQASRISGVSPSDISVLLVYMGR; via the coding sequence ATGAGTTTATTTACAACAACTTACGACGTAATTGTAGTAGGAGGAGGCCATGCAGGAAGTGAGGCTGCTGCTGCTGCTGCAAATATGGGTGCACACACATTATTAATTACAATGAATTTGCAAAATATTGCGCAAATGAGTTGTAATCCTGCAATGGGTGGCATTGCAAAAGGACAAATTTTAAGGGAAATTGATGCGTTAGGAGGTTATAGTGGAATTGTAACTGATAAGACAGCTATTCAGTTTAAAATGCTAAACAAGTCTAAAGGACCTGCAATGTGGAGTCCAAGAGCACAATCTGACAGAATGCAGTTTGCAGAATGTTGGCGAACCATGTTAGAGCAAACTGAAAATGTAGATTTTTATCAAGATTCTGTAAACGGATTATTGTTTGATGAAAATAAAATTATTGGTGTTAAAACAGCTTTAGGTTTAGAGATAAAAGCAAAGACTGTTATCATAACTGCTGGTACTTTTTTAAATGGATTAATTCATATTGGTGATAAAAGTTTTGGTGGAGGTAGAGCAGGTGAAGGAGCGTCTACTGGAATTACAGAAGATTTAGTTGCGAAAGGTTTTGAAGCTGGTAGAATGAAAACAGGAACACCTCCAAGAGTGGATGGGCGTTCTTTAGATTATTCTAAAATGATTGAGCAGCCAGGAGATGAAATTACTGAAAAGTTTTCTTATTTACCAATCACTAAAAACTTAACAGAACAACGTTCTTGTTGGTTAACATATACCAATCAAAAAGTACACGATTTATTGCGTGAAGGTTTTGATAGATCGCCAATGTTTAATGGTAGAATTAAATCTACAGGACCAAGATATTGTCCTTCTGTAGAGGATAAAGTAGATCGTTTTGCAACCAAAGAAAGGCACCAAATGTTTATTGAGCCAGAAGGTTGGTCAACTGTGGAAATGTATGTAAATGGGTTTTCTACTTCGTTACCAGAAGACATTCAAGACAAAGCTATAAGAGCAGTAGAAGGTTTTGAAAATGTAAAGTTTTTAAGATATGGATATGCTATTGAATACGACTTTTTTCAACCTACTCAATTAAAACATTCTTTAGAAACGAAGTTGATTGAAAACTTGTTTTTTGCAGGACAAATAAATGGAACTACAGGTTATGAAGAGGCAGCTGCACAAGGTTTAATGGCTGGTGTAAATGCGGCTTTAAAAGTACAAGGAAAAGAACCATTTATCTTAAAAAGAAACGAAGCTTACATTGCTGTTTTAATAGATGATTTAATTACTAAAGGTACAGAAGAACCTTACAGAATGTTTACATCTAGAGCAGAATACAGAACGTTATTAAGGCAAGATAATGCAGATTTAAGACTAACTCCTAAAGGATATGAATTAGGTTTAGCATCTAAAGAACGTTTGGATAGGGTTCTTGAAAAGCAACGCAAAACAGATTTATTAATTAAGTTTTTAGAAGAAACTAGTGTTAAAGAAAATGAGATAAATCCTATTTTAGAGGCAAAGAATTTAGCACTCATTAATCAATCTATGAAGTTGTTTAAGATTGCTGCAAGACCTCAATTAGATTTTTCTGACTTCAAAAACATTAAGAAATTAAGTGCTTTTTTAGAGGAAAATGCTATCGATAAAGAAGTGATTGAACAAGCTGAAATACACTTAAAATATTCTGGTTATATTGATAAAGAAAAGAACAATGCAGATAAGTTAAATAGGTTAGAGAATGTAAAAATTCCAGCTGCTTTTAATTATCAAAAATTACAATCTTTATCTTTTGAAGCACGAGAGAAGTTAACTAAGATTCAACCCACTTCAATATCTCAAGCAAGCAGAATTAGTGGTGTTTCTCCTAGTGATATTTCTGTGTTGTTAGTGTATATGGGAAGGTAA
- the ybeY gene encoding rRNA maturation RNase YbeY yields MITYNYETEFVLENETQLESWIEKVVSEKGFELGEINYIFCDDEYLLKLNVEFLQHDTLTDIISFDNSLGNLINGDIFISVERVNENAKEYNVTFEEELHRVMIHGVLHYMGLKDKSADEKMVMRKEENKALSVLKF; encoded by the coding sequence ATGATCACATATAATTATGAAACTGAGTTCGTTTTAGAAAATGAAACTCAACTAGAAAGTTGGATTGAAAAAGTAGTTTCAGAAAAAGGTTTTGAGCTTGGTGAAATCAATTATATTTTTTGTGATGATGAATATTTATTGAAGCTAAATGTTGAATTTTTACAACATGATACACTTACAGATATCATCAGTTTTGATAATTCTTTAGGGAATTTAATTAATGGAGATATTTTTATATCTGTAGAAAGAGTTAATGAGAATGCTAAAGAATATAACGTAACTTTTGAGGAAGAGTTACATAGAGTTATGATTCACGGAGTTTTACATTATATGGGTTTAAAAGATAAATCTGCTGATGAAAAAATGGTGATGAGAAAAGAAGAAAATAAAGCTTTATCGGTTTTAAAGTTTTGA
- a CDS encoding DUF4175 family protein, with translation MSEFENIQKKLHQFTQKYYTNELIKGAILFFSLGFLYLFFILFLEYFLWLKPTARTILFWLFIVVEVFLFIRFIAIPIFKLIGFRKGISFTASSKIIGAHFPEVQDKLLNVLQLKENADESDLILASINQKSAELQPIPFVKAVDFKENATYLKYAIVPILIYVISLFTVSNASLSESLQRVVNHRTAYNPPAPFLFTLTNKNLQVIQGKSIKIDVKTIGEVIPNEAKIIFNNQQYFLQNNGNASFSYTFLDVQETINFYVEANGVQSQNYQINIIGTPTINNISLDLKYPSYLVRTNETIQNSGNLTVPEGTNITWNVQTSQTDELAFINNDKRENFTNKANGNFEYQKQIKNALNYQISSSNKNLQDYENLQFSVDVVKDEFPIISVTSNIDSISRGTAQFAGQISDDYGLRSLKLIYYDEENIEGKQQFNLQISKQNIQTFFYQFPEGLNLKKGVNYEMYFQVFDNDGVNGNKSAKSKVFNYRQKTEDEVEEELLQEQRNTINDLENSVQKQQKQQEQLENIQQELQNKKSINFNDKKKVENFIKRQEQYKEMMQKQTDKLQENLDEKEEKDKTLQEKKEDLKERIKELKKLDKQQKLLDEIQKMADKLNKEDLVQKAKELAQQNKQQQRSLEKMLEMVKRFYVEQKAMQIANKIEELSKKQEKLADDLEVPLKLQEDVKKDFDAITKELEELNQDNEKLKEPMELPDVDQEKEDVNEELKKSEENLKSENKQEAKSSQKKSSKKMKEMSAKMQKSMMEMQGESMEENIEDLRKILENLVIFSFQQEQLMDKFGETSTSHPDFGNDLKKQNEIKTYFEHIDDSLYVLAMRLPKISTKIQDDLSSVHYNLDQSLENFSENRFNNGLSNQRYVMTSTNNLADYLSTILNDMQNNMSMKMGKGKKGKSGGFSLPDLIKKQQGLSKKMKDGMQKGGEKEGDKKGQKPGEKGKEGEKGEKGKDGKGGKSGENGKPGGNGEGSNDDLDGELYEIFKEQSQLRQELQNAIKESENGNPNGNGNAKKALKTMEDLENEILEKGFNAGTLQKMQNLNYELLKLEKAALEQGKDEKRNANTSQIENQRNKAKALEFKKQFYNQIEILNRQSLPLQQNYKKKVREYFSDTKKG, from the coding sequence ATGAGCGAATTCGAAAATATACAGAAAAAACTACATCAGTTTACCCAGAAATACTATACAAATGAGTTGATAAAAGGAGCAATCTTATTCTTTTCATTAGGCTTTTTGTATTTATTTTTTATACTTTTTTTAGAGTATTTTTTATGGTTAAAACCTACTGCAAGAACTATTTTATTTTGGCTCTTTATAGTTGTTGAAGTTTTCTTGTTTATTAGGTTTATAGCAATTCCTATTTTTAAATTGATAGGTTTTAGAAAAGGAATTTCTTTTACAGCATCTTCAAAAATTATTGGTGCACATTTTCCTGAAGTTCAAGACAAATTGTTAAACGTTTTACAGTTAAAAGAAAACGCAGATGAATCAGACTTAATTCTGGCAAGTATCAACCAAAAATCTGCAGAATTACAACCCATTCCGTTTGTAAAAGCAGTTGATTTTAAAGAGAATGCAACCTATCTAAAATATGCAATTGTGCCTATTTTAATTTATGTAATAAGCTTATTTACAGTAAGTAATGCTTCTTTGTCTGAAAGTTTACAACGTGTTGTAAATCATAGAACTGCTTATAATCCACCAGCACCATTTTTGTTTACTTTAACCAATAAAAACTTACAAGTAATTCAAGGAAAATCGATAAAAATTGATGTAAAAACTATTGGAGAAGTAATTCCAAATGAAGCTAAAATCATTTTTAATAATCAGCAATATTTTTTACAAAATAATGGTAATGCTTCATTTTCTTATACGTTTTTAGATGTGCAAGAAACCATTAACTTTTATGTTGAAGCCAATGGAGTTCAATCTCAAAATTATCAAATAAATATAATAGGTACACCAACAATCAACAACATTTCTTTGGATTTAAAGTATCCTAGTTATTTAGTCCGAACAAATGAAACAATTCAGAATTCTGGTAATCTAACAGTTCCTGAAGGCACAAATATTACATGGAACGTACAAACTTCTCAAACAGATGAGTTGGCGTTTATCAACAATGATAAAAGAGAAAATTTTACAAATAAAGCTAATGGAAACTTTGAATATCAAAAGCAAATTAAAAATGCGTTGAACTATCAAATATCGTCATCAAACAAAAATTTGCAAGATTATGAGAATTTACAGTTTTCTGTTGATGTTGTAAAAGATGAGTTTCCTATAATTTCTGTGACTTCGAATATTGATAGCATTTCACGTGGAACTGCACAATTTGCTGGACAGATTTCAGATGATTATGGTTTGCGTTCTTTAAAATTGATTTATTATGATGAAGAAAATATTGAAGGTAAGCAACAATTCAATTTGCAAATTTCTAAACAAAATATTCAAACTTTCTTCTATCAATTTCCTGAGGGGTTAAATTTAAAAAAAGGTGTTAATTACGAAATGTATTTTCAGGTTTTTGACAATGATGGAGTCAATGGAAATAAATCTGCAAAAAGTAAAGTTTTTAATTATCGACAAAAAACTGAAGATGAAGTAGAGGAGGAGTTGTTGCAAGAACAAAGAAATACCATTAACGATTTAGAAAACTCTGTTCAAAAACAACAAAAGCAACAAGAGCAATTAGAAAATATTCAGCAAGAGTTGCAGAATAAAAAGAGTATTAATTTTAATGATAAAAAGAAAGTAGAAAATTTTATAAAGCGTCAAGAACAATACAAAGAAATGATGCAAAAACAAACGGATAAATTACAAGAAAATTTAGACGAAAAAGAGGAGAAAGATAAAACGTTACAAGAGAAAAAAGAAGATTTAAAAGAACGCATAAAAGAGCTTAAAAAATTAGATAAGCAACAAAAGCTGTTGGATGAAATTCAGAAAATGGCTGATAAATTAAATAAAGAAGATTTAGTACAAAAAGCCAAGGAATTAGCGCAACAAAATAAGCAACAACAGCGTAGTTTAGAGAAAATGTTAGAAATGGTAAAACGTTTTTATGTAGAGCAAAAAGCCATGCAAATTGCTAACAAAATTGAGGAATTGTCTAAAAAGCAAGAAAAATTAGCTGATGATTTGGAGGTTCCTTTAAAATTACAAGAAGATGTTAAAAAAGATTTTGATGCTATTACAAAAGAACTTGAGGAATTAAATCAAGATAATGAGAAGTTAAAAGAACCAATGGAATTGCCAGATGTGGATCAAGAAAAAGAAGATGTAAATGAAGAGTTGAAGAAATCTGAAGAGAATTTAAAAAGTGAAAATAAACAAGAAGCAAAAAGTAGTCAAAAGAAATCATCTAAAAAGATGAAGGAGATGAGTGCAAAAATGCAAAAATCTATGATGGAAATGCAAGGGGAATCTATGGAAGAAAATATAGAGGATCTTCGTAAAATTTTAGAAAACCTAGTTATTTTCTCTTTTCAACAAGAACAGTTAATGGACAAATTTGGTGAAACATCAACATCACATCCTGACTTTGGTAATGATTTAAAAAAGCAAAACGAAATCAAAACCTATTTTGAACATATAGATGATAGTTTGTATGTTTTAGCAATGCGTCTGCCAAAAATATCCACCAAAATTCAAGACGATTTATCTTCTGTGCATTATAATTTAGATCAATCTTTAGAGAATTTTTCTGAAAACAGATTTAATAACGGACTTTCAAATCAACGTTATGTAATGACATCCACAAATAATTTAGCAGATTATTTAAGTACTATTTTAAATGATATGCAAAATAATATGTCAATGAAAATGGGCAAAGGAAAAAAAGGAAAAAGTGGCGGTTTTAGTTTACCAGATTTAATTAAAAAACAACAAGGTTTGTCCAAAAAGATGAAAGATGGAATGCAAAAAGGTGGTGAAAAAGAAGGAGACAAGAAAGGACAGAAACCTGGAGAAAAAGGAAAAGAAGGCGAAAAAGGTGAGAAAGGAAAAGATGGAAAAGGAGGGAAGTCTGGAGAAAATGGAAAACCTGGAGGAAATGGAGAAGGATCTAATGATGATTTAGATGGAGAATTATATGAAATATTTAAAGAACAATCGCAATTAAGGCAAGAATTGCAAAATGCGATTAAAGAAAGTGAAAACGGAAATCCGAATGGAAATGGCAATGCAAAAAAGGCTTTAAAAACCATGGAAGATTTGGAAAATGAAATTTTAGAAAAAGGGTTTAATGCTGGTACACTGCAAAAAATGCAAAATTTAAACTACGAATTATTAAAATTAGAAAAGGCTGCTTTAGAGCAAGGCAAAGATGAAAAACGTAATGCAAACACGAGTCAAATAGAGAATCAAAGGAATAAAGCAAAAGCCCTAGAATTTAAAAAGCAGTTTTACAATCAAATAGAGATATTAAACAGACAATCCTTACCTTTGCAGCAAAATTATAAAAAGAAGGTCAGAGAATACTTTTCTGACACTAAGAAAGGTTAG
- the gltX gene encoding glutamate--tRNA ligase → MKSNVRVRFAPSPTGPLHIGGVRTALYNYLFAKKHNGTFILRIEDTDQTRYVANAEQYIIDALKWCNIPFDEGPNTNEKFGPYKQSERKHIYKKYADILLENGHAYYAFDTPEELTAQRDFNASKGKMFIYNWQNREEGKLTNSLVLSEEEVQKKIDAGDKYVIRFKNPQSEILYMEDEIRGRITIKTNTLDDKVLFKSDGMPTYHLANIVDDHLMEITHVIRGEEWLPSMPLHVLLYKAFEWDIPKFAHLPLILKPVGRGKLSKRDGDKLGFPVFPLAYTNEETGEVSRGFKEDGYFADAFINMLAFLGWNPGTTQEIFSLEELTQKFDFERVNKAGAKFDLDKTKWFQQQYMQTKDDEMLTDLFMPTLEKKGIQLAKKDVQKIVSSIKERAVFVDDFWELAAYFFETPKEYDAKAVKKSWKEGTKELMEELIPVISNIEEFSSENTEKEIKNWLSGKEIGFGKVMQPLRLCLVGKLAGPHLFDIIYLVGKEETIKRIQNAIEKIES, encoded by the coding sequence ATGAAATCTAATGTTCGCGTACGTTTTGCTCCAAGTCCTACAGGACCTTTACATATTGGTGGTGTAAGAACAGCTTTATACAACTATTTATTCGCTAAAAAACACAATGGAACTTTTATTTTAAGAATAGAAGATACAGACCAAACACGTTATGTAGCTAATGCAGAACAATATATTATAGACGCTTTAAAATGGTGTAACATTCCTTTTGATGAAGGTCCAAATACCAACGAAAAATTTGGTCCATACAAACAATCTGAACGTAAACACATCTATAAAAAATATGCTGATATTTTATTAGAAAACGGTCATGCATATTATGCTTTTGATACTCCAGAGGAATTAACTGCACAGAGAGATTTTAATGCCTCTAAAGGAAAAATGTTTATCTATAACTGGCAAAATAGAGAAGAAGGAAAATTAACAAACTCTTTAGTTTTATCTGAAGAAGAAGTACAAAAGAAAATTGATGCTGGTGATAAATATGTAATTCGATTTAAAAACCCACAAAGCGAAATTTTGTACATGGAAGACGAAATTCGTGGCAGAATTACCATAAAAACAAATACATTAGATGATAAGGTTTTATTTAAATCTGATGGAATGCCAACCTATCATTTAGCAAATATTGTTGATGACCATTTAATGGAAATTACACACGTAATTAGAGGTGAAGAATGGTTACCTTCTATGCCTTTACACGTTTTATTATACAAAGCTTTTGAATGGGATATTCCAAAATTTGCCCATTTACCGTTAATTCTAAAACCAGTTGGTAGAGGAAAATTAAGCAAAAGAGATGGAGATAAATTAGGGTTTCCAGTGTTTCCTTTAGCCTACACAAATGAAGAAACAGGAGAAGTTTCTAGAGGTTTTAAAGAAGATGGTTATTTTGCAGACGCCTTTATAAATATGTTAGCCTTTTTAGGTTGGAATCCTGGAACAACACAAGAAATTTTTTCTTTAGAAGAATTAACACAAAAATTTGATTTTGAACGTGTTAATAAAGCAGGTGCAAAATTTGATTTGGATAAAACAAAATGGTTTCAGCAACAATACATGCAAACCAAAGATGATGAAATGCTAACAGATTTATTTATGCCTACTTTAGAAAAGAAAGGGATACAGTTAGCTAAAAAAGATGTTCAAAAAATAGTTTCTTCTATTAAAGAAAGAGCGGTTTTTGTTGATGATTTCTGGGAATTGGCAGCTTACTTTTTTGAAACTCCAAAAGAATACGATGCAAAAGCTGTAAAGAAAAGTTGGAAAGAAGGCACTAAGGAACTAATGGAAGAATTAATTCCTGTAATTTCAAATATTGAAGAGTTTTCATCAGAAAATACCGAAAAAGAAATCAAAAATTGGCTTTCTGGCAAGGAAATTGGTTTTGGTAAAGTTATGCAACCTTTGCGTTTGTGTTTGGTTGGTAAATTAGCTGGACCTCATTTATTTGATATTATTTATTTAGTTGGTAAAGAAGAAACCATTAAAAGAATACAAAACGCAATCGAAAAAATAGAATCATGA